A region from the Variovorax paradoxus genome encodes:
- a CDS encoding aldehyde dehydrogenase family protein: MQNFDNLIGGEWRAGASYSPNVNPSNLSDVLGQYAQGSAADVEAAVAAATAAFPAWATGSIQARSDALDKIGTEILARKEELGTLLAREEGKTKAEGIGEATRSGQIFKFFAGECLRLAGELLPSVRPNIGVEITREPVGVVGLITPWNFPIAIPAWKIAPALAFGNCVVLKPADLVPGCAWALSEIISRSGIPAGVFNLVMGRGSVIGEALVNHPGIHAISFTGSVGVGRNIAVQCVTKHKKVQLEMGGKNPQVILDDADLAQAVELSVQSAFYSTGQRCTASSRLIVTEGIYPKFIEAMKARMAKIKVGDALAQGTDVGPVSSKSQLDQDMEYIAIGKGEGATLAAGGELLKLETDGYYMSPALFSESAAAMRINKEEIFGPVASVIRVKNYEEALATANDTEFGLSAGIATTSLKYATHFKRHSQAGMVMVNLPTAGVDYHVPFGGRKGSSYGPREQGKYAQEFFTTVKTAYTARG; this comes from the coding sequence ATGCAAAACTTCGACAACCTGATCGGCGGCGAATGGCGTGCCGGCGCAAGCTACAGCCCCAACGTCAATCCCAGCAACCTGTCCGACGTGCTGGGCCAATACGCGCAGGGCAGCGCCGCCGATGTCGAGGCCGCCGTGGCCGCCGCCACCGCTGCCTTCCCGGCCTGGGCCACCGGCAGCATCCAGGCGCGCTCCGACGCGCTCGACAAGATCGGCACCGAGATCCTCGCGCGCAAGGAAGAGCTCGGCACCCTGCTCGCGCGTGAAGAAGGCAAGACAAAAGCCGAAGGCATCGGCGAGGCCACCCGCTCCGGCCAGATATTCAAGTTCTTCGCCGGCGAATGCCTGCGCCTGGCGGGCGAGCTGCTGCCCTCGGTGCGCCCGAACATCGGCGTGGAAATCACGCGCGAGCCGGTCGGCGTGGTCGGCCTCATCACGCCCTGGAACTTTCCCATCGCGATTCCCGCCTGGAAGATCGCGCCGGCGCTGGCCTTCGGCAACTGCGTGGTCCTCAAGCCCGCCGACCTCGTGCCGGGCTGCGCCTGGGCGCTGTCCGAAATCATCAGCCGCTCGGGCATCCCGGCGGGCGTGTTCAACCTGGTGATGGGCCGCGGCAGTGTGATCGGCGAGGCGCTGGTCAACCACCCCGGCATCCATGCGATCAGCTTCACCGGCTCGGTCGGCGTGGGCCGCAACATCGCGGTGCAGTGCGTCACCAAGCACAAGAAGGTGCAGCTCGAAATGGGCGGCAAGAACCCGCAGGTGATCCTGGACGACGCCGACCTGGCGCAGGCCGTGGAGCTCAGCGTGCAGAGCGCGTTCTACTCCACCGGCCAGCGCTGCACGGCCTCCAGCCGGCTCATCGTGACCGAAGGCATCTACCCGAAGTTCATCGAGGCCATGAAGGCGCGCATGGCCAAGATCAAGGTCGGCGATGCGCTGGCGCAGGGCACAGACGTGGGCCCGGTCTCGTCCAAGTCGCAGCTGGACCAGGACATGGAATACATCGCCATCGGCAAGGGCGAGGGCGCCACGCTGGCGGCCGGCGGCGAGCTGCTGAAGCTGGAGACCGACGGCTACTACATGTCGCCGGCGCTCTTCAGCGAATCGGCGGCGGCCATGCGCATCAACAAGGAAGAGATCTTCGGCCCGGTTGCGAGCGTGATCCGCGTGAAGAACTACGAAGAGGCGCTGGCCACGGCCAACGACACGGAATTCGGCCTCTCGGCCGGCATTGCGACCACGAGCCTGAAGTACGCCACGCACTTCAAGCGCCACAGCCAGGCCGGCATGGTGATGGTGAACCTGCCGACCGCGGGCGTGGACTACCACGTGCCGTTCGGCGGGCGCAAGGGCAGCAGCTACGGGCCGCGCGAGCAGGGCAAGTATGCGCAGGAGTTCTTCACCACGGTGAAGACGGCGTACACCGCTAGGGGCTGA
- a CDS encoding cytochrome b561 domain-containing protein, with the protein MTQRSACFVALTGLLVMPAVAHAAPAQPWDWLLTPLSGASEHHIAGRMVWHARLMVLGWGTLLPLGALAARFFKIVPGQDWPQQLDHKAWWHAHRVLQYAGVLAMTAGLVLAWGLGNRHGIAAQVHAWLGWSLCLAGWIQVAGGLLRGGKGGPTDDQLRGDHYDMTRRRIGFERLHKSLGWLAIALAVMTIALGLIAADAPRWMAVVLALWWSAFVAVFVWLQRQGRCIDTYQAIWGPSAMHPGNRQPVVGWGVRRYTAAAWRARFGPP; encoded by the coding sequence ATGACGCAGCGTTCTGCATGCTTCGTCGCGCTCACGGGCTTGCTGGTCATGCCGGCAGTCGCTCATGCGGCACCGGCGCAGCCATGGGACTGGCTGTTGACGCCGCTCTCCGGTGCCAGCGAACACCACATAGCCGGGCGAATGGTCTGGCATGCACGGCTGATGGTGCTCGGCTGGGGCACTCTCCTGCCACTCGGCGCATTGGCGGCGCGCTTCTTCAAGATCGTGCCCGGGCAGGACTGGCCGCAGCAGCTCGATCACAAGGCGTGGTGGCATGCCCATCGTGTGTTGCAGTACGCCGGCGTGCTGGCCATGACCGCCGGCCTCGTACTCGCGTGGGGGCTCGGCAATAGGCACGGTATCGCGGCACAGGTGCATGCGTGGCTCGGCTGGAGCCTGTGCCTCGCGGGATGGATACAGGTCGCTGGCGGCCTGCTGCGCGGCGGCAAGGGCGGCCCTACCGATGACCAGCTTCGCGGTGACCACTACGACATGACTCGCCGGCGCATCGGCTTCGAGCGCCTGCACAAATCGCTGGGCTGGCTGGCGATCGCCCTGGCGGTGATGACCATTGCTCTCGGGCTCATCGCAGCCGATGCACCGCGCTGGATGGCCGTTGTTCTGGCCCTCTGGTGGAGTGCCTTCGTTGCGGTATTCGTCTGGTTGCAACGCCAGGGCCGCTGTATCGACACCTACCAGGCCATCTGGGGACCGAGCGCCATGCACCCGGGAAACCGGCAGCCCGTCGTGGGCTGGGGCGTGCGCCGCTACACGGCGGCGGCCTGGCGCGCACGCTTCGGCCCGCCCTGA
- a CDS encoding carbohydrate ABC transporter permease produces MRTSPWIPAFYVGPAVLIMAAACLYPVLSAFQLGFFDWSMGTPWSDARWVGLDSFVSAFSNPRVWSSLWTTLLFAAVCVSAEMVLGVALALALEKPVRGTAFFRTLFILPMMIAPIAVGLAWRYLFDAQFGLVNAVLGLFGIAARGWLADPTLAFAAIVIADIWQWTPFVFIMMVAALANVDGAVIEASRIDGAKWWQMTFLVKLPMVMHVIAITLMMRLIDAFRVLEVIYVLTFGGPGDSTEILALHIYKTAFVGQQLGAAAAISVLLLLVVALLSWGALRLSNPLKNDR; encoded by the coding sequence ATGCGTACATCTCCCTGGATTCCGGCCTTCTACGTCGGCCCGGCCGTGCTCATCATGGCGGCGGCCTGCCTCTACCCGGTGCTGTCGGCCTTTCAGCTCGGCTTCTTCGACTGGAGCATGGGTACGCCGTGGAGCGACGCGCGCTGGGTCGGCCTGGACAGCTTCGTGTCGGCATTCTCCAATCCACGCGTGTGGTCGTCGCTCTGGACCACCCTGCTCTTCGCCGCTGTTTGCGTGAGCGCGGAGATGGTGCTGGGCGTCGCTCTCGCATTGGCACTCGAAAAGCCGGTGCGCGGCACGGCCTTCTTCCGCACGCTGTTCATTCTGCCGATGATGATCGCGCCCATTGCGGTCGGCCTGGCCTGGCGCTATTTGTTCGACGCGCAGTTCGGCCTCGTCAATGCGGTCCTGGGCCTGTTCGGCATTGCCGCGCGCGGCTGGCTGGCCGACCCGACCCTGGCCTTCGCTGCCATCGTCATCGCCGACATCTGGCAGTGGACGCCCTTCGTCTTCATCATGATGGTGGCAGCCTTGGCCAATGTGGACGGAGCCGTGATCGAGGCCTCGCGCATCGACGGCGCAAAGTGGTGGCAGATGACCTTCCTGGTCAAGCTGCCGATGGTGATGCATGTGATTGCCATCACGCTGATGATGCGGCTGATCGACGCCTTCCGCGTGCTGGAAGTGATCTACGTGCTGACCTTCGGCGGACCGGGCGACTCGACCGAGATCCTCGCGCTGCACATCTACAAGACCGCCTTCGTCGGCCAGCAGCTCGGCGCGGCCGCCGCGATCTCGGTGCTCCTGCTGCTGGTGGTGGCACTGCTGTCGTGGGGCGCGCTGCGGCTGTCGAATCCACTCAAGAACGACAGGTAA
- a CDS encoding carbohydrate ABC transporter permease encodes MKRSPLIVALHYAMLIALALLCIAPIAVIFTTSLRQQVHIFAEPLNFIFTPTLENYRAVLEEDKFSSYLMNSLFVGIVSTAVTLVLGCMAAYGLARFRFPGRNTVAYATLLLRTVPLAVLAIPVFMIWNQWHLVNSLWGLVLLYVAVNLPFTIWLLYGFVLQVPIELEEAAAIDGCGPIQVFVKVLLPLMAPGLAAASIFTFRIAWNEFILALVLTDRHTRTLPVAASLFITDMGVDWGKVMAMGSLIAIPPLIFTFVAARQIITGLTAGAVKG; translated from the coding sequence ATGAAACGCTCTCCCCTCATCGTGGCGTTGCACTACGCGATGCTGATCGCGCTGGCCTTGCTGTGCATCGCACCGATCGCCGTGATCTTCACCACCAGCCTGCGCCAGCAGGTGCATATCTTCGCCGAGCCGCTGAACTTCATCTTCACGCCCACGCTGGAGAACTACCGCGCCGTGCTGGAAGAAGACAAGTTCAGCAGCTACCTGATGAACAGCCTGTTCGTCGGCATCGTCTCGACGGCCGTCACGCTGGTGCTGGGCTGCATGGCGGCCTATGGCCTGGCGCGCTTCCGGTTCCCGGGGCGCAACACGGTGGCCTACGCCACGCTGCTGCTGCGCACCGTGCCGCTGGCCGTGCTGGCCATCCCGGTCTTCATGATCTGGAACCAGTGGCACCTGGTCAACAGCCTCTGGGGCCTCGTGCTGCTGTACGTGGCCGTGAACCTGCCATTCACCATCTGGCTGCTCTACGGCTTCGTGCTGCAGGTGCCCATCGAACTGGAAGAAGCCGCGGCCATCGACGGCTGCGGGCCGATCCAGGTGTTCGTCAAGGTGCTGCTGCCGCTCATGGCACCGGGCCTGGCGGCGGCCTCGATCTTCACTTTCCGCATCGCGTGGAACGAGTTCATTCTGGCGCTGGTGCTGACCGACCGGCACACGCGCACGCTACCGGTGGCGGCGTCGCTGTTCATCACCGACATGGGCGTCGACTGGGGCAAAGTGATGGCGATGGGCAGCCTGATCGCGATCCCGCCGCTGATCTTCACCTTCGTCGCTGCACGCCAGATCATCACCGGGCTCACGGCCGGTGCCGTGAAGGGATGA
- a CDS encoding SMP-30/gluconolactonase/LRE family protein gives MNASIEILDARLRPIVEGAQLEKLCTGAQWSEGPVWMHEDEAVLWSDIPNNRMLRWSEREGMTVWRTAVEFTNGHARDLNGDLLHCSHGLRAIVRTRLLPSGLRADTPDEIVVDRYLGKRLNSPNDIVVKRDGTIWFTDPPYGIASDREGHRAEREQPANFVFRFELASGRLDAMTDAVQEPNGLAFSPDESLLYVSDTSAAMRSDGSGRHHLMVFDVRANALANPRVFAEVNPGLPDGIRLDVQGWLYTSSLDSVQVYHPDGSLLGKIHVPEKVGNLCFGGVRRNQLYIAASTSLYRITLRTEGIQRP, from the coding sequence ATGAACGCCTCCATCGAAATTCTCGATGCGCGCCTGCGCCCTATCGTCGAGGGCGCGCAGTTGGAAAAACTCTGCACCGGCGCCCAGTGGAGCGAAGGCCCGGTCTGGATGCACGAGGACGAAGCCGTGCTGTGGAGCGACATTCCGAACAACCGCATGCTGCGCTGGAGCGAGCGCGAGGGCATGACGGTATGGCGCACCGCCGTCGAGTTCACCAACGGCCACGCGCGCGATCTCAACGGCGATCTTCTGCACTGCTCACATGGCCTGCGCGCGATCGTGCGCACACGCCTCTTGCCCAGTGGCCTGCGCGCCGACACGCCTGACGAGATCGTGGTCGATCGCTACCTCGGCAAGCGCCTCAACTCGCCCAACGACATCGTGGTGAAGCGAGACGGCACGATCTGGTTCACCGACCCGCCCTACGGCATTGCCAGCGACCGCGAAGGCCACCGGGCGGAGCGCGAACAGCCGGCCAACTTCGTGTTCCGCTTCGAGCTGGCGAGCGGTCGCCTCGACGCCATGACCGATGCGGTGCAGGAGCCCAACGGACTCGCCTTCTCGCCCGATGAATCGCTGCTCTACGTGAGCGATACCTCGGCGGCGATGCGCAGCGACGGCAGCGGCCGCCACCACCTCATGGTGTTCGACGTGCGCGCCAACGCCCTCGCGAACCCCCGCGTGTTCGCCGAGGTGAATCCCGGCCTGCCGGATGGCATTCGGCTCGACGTGCAGGGCTGGCTCTACACCAGCAGCCTCGACAGCGTGCAGGTCTACCACCCCGACGGCAGCCTTCTTGGCAAGATCCACGTGCCGGAGAAGGTGGGCAACCTTTGCTTCGGCGGCGTGCGGCGCAACCAGCTCTACATCGCGGCGAGCACGTCGCTCTACCGCATCACTCTTCGTACCGAGGGAATCCAGCGCCCATGA
- a CDS encoding YncE family protein: protein MTQEILLLVEKCSHCFSYYDIESGERLHSIALEEFPHEFVVDAAKRFAYVGHYGVETSGHSGHGGTSIFQIDIAARKLSRTIDIAPFNRLHGMQMDEQGRLYVLSEDRAQLVVLDHPETDTAPRRAVPAGGIKSHLFALTRDGQTAYVMNLLSHTVTKVRPHDATVAPVPCSPGEKPEGYALSVDEKTLYVSNRWSNTLAAIDTATMKVLRDAPSREDATRLYLYRDGRLVVTNYGERSLSVVDPASLRELACIPMEARAIALSFHPTRPLAFVSQDNDRLGYFNMETLAFERFIDTQREPDVSCTVLL from the coding sequence ATGACACAAGAAATCCTGCTCCTGGTGGAAAAGTGCAGCCACTGCTTCAGCTACTACGACATCGAAAGCGGTGAACGGCTGCACAGCATCGCCCTCGAGGAGTTCCCGCACGAGTTCGTGGTGGACGCGGCGAAGCGTTTCGCCTACGTGGGCCACTATGGCGTCGAGACCTCGGGCCATTCGGGCCACGGCGGCACCAGCATCTTCCAGATCGACATCGCGGCGCGCAAGCTCTCTCGAACCATCGACATCGCGCCCTTCAACCGGCTGCACGGCATGCAGATGGACGAACAGGGCCGTCTCTACGTGCTGAGCGAGGACCGCGCGCAGTTGGTGGTGCTCGACCACCCGGAGACCGACACCGCGCCGCGCCGCGCAGTGCCCGCCGGCGGCATCAAGAGCCACCTGTTTGCGCTCACCCGCGACGGACAGACGGCCTACGTGATGAACCTGCTCTCGCACACAGTGACCAAGGTCCGGCCGCACGACGCCACAGTGGCGCCGGTGCCCTGCTCGCCCGGGGAGAAGCCCGAGGGCTACGCGCTCTCGGTCGACGAGAAGACGCTCTACGTCAGCAACCGGTGGAGCAACACGCTCGCGGCCATCGACACCGCCACCATGAAGGTCCTGCGCGATGCCCCCTCGCGCGAAGACGCGACACGCCTCTACCTGTACCGCGACGGGCGGCTGGTGGTCACCAACTACGGGGAGCGTAGCCTGTCGGTGGTCGATCCGGCGAGCCTGAGGGAACTGGCCTGCATCCCGATGGAGGCGCGCGCCATTGCGCTGAGCTTCCATCCGACCCGGCCGCTCGCCTTCGTGAGCCAGGACAACGACCGGCTCGGCTACTTCAACATGGAGACGCTGGCCTTCGAGCGCTTCATCGACACGCAGCGCGAACCGGACGTGTCATGCACCGTGCTGCTGTGA
- a CDS encoding DUF2827 domain-containing protein gives MSEAQPKTAMPAKLKVGVSIFIRKGEQSLWENGVYQNCLFLVMLLLRSPRVESAVLVAGGGDGGPADATNFLADSPVPIIDMATAGQELDLMIEMSAQLAMPWSVAFRERGGKIVSMRVGNDYVIDIERMIFDKPHGLLISGAPYDEVWTIPEYERSCKPYFQSTFRAPVRLMPHLWSPMVLERAMARTPQSSPFAYEPGRKQWRVAIFEPNICMVKTSFIPMLGCEAAHRAQPRLIEKMWVYNSFHLKDKPLFVGFAQSLDIVQHGLASFEGRFPVYQVVPGKIDAVFAHHWENAQNYLYYEALYGGYPLIHNSHLVGDCGYRYDDFDCEEGGRALQRAFTEHDADLPAYRERARRFIATLDPEGEDNVRSYTAAIENLYA, from the coding sequence ATGAGCGAAGCGCAACCAAAGACCGCCATGCCGGCGAAGTTGAAGGTCGGCGTTTCCATTTTTATCCGCAAGGGCGAGCAGAGCCTGTGGGAAAACGGCGTCTACCAGAACTGCCTGTTCCTGGTGATGCTGCTGTTGCGTTCGCCGCGCGTGGAAAGCGCCGTGCTGGTGGCCGGTGGTGGCGACGGCGGACCGGCGGATGCCACCAACTTTCTCGCCGATTCGCCGGTGCCCATCATCGACATGGCCACGGCCGGGCAGGAGCTCGACCTCATGATCGAGATGAGCGCCCAACTGGCCATGCCGTGGTCCGTGGCGTTCCGCGAGCGGGGCGGCAAGATCGTCTCGATGCGCGTGGGCAACGATTACGTGATCGACATCGAGCGCATGATTTTCGACAAGCCGCACGGCCTGCTGATCTCGGGCGCGCCCTACGACGAGGTCTGGACCATCCCCGAGTACGAGAGGTCGTGCAAGCCCTACTTCCAGAGCACCTTCCGCGCGCCGGTGCGGCTCATGCCGCATCTCTGGAGTCCGATGGTGCTGGAGCGTGCCATGGCACGGACGCCGCAAAGTTCGCCGTTTGCCTACGAGCCCGGCCGCAAGCAGTGGCGCGTGGCCATCTTCGAACCCAACATCTGCATGGTGAAGACAAGCTTCATCCCGATGCTCGGCTGCGAGGCGGCGCATCGCGCGCAGCCGAGGCTGATCGAGAAGATGTGGGTCTACAACAGTTTCCATCTGAAGGACAAGCCGCTGTTCGTCGGCTTCGCGCAGAGCCTGGACATCGTGCAGCATGGGTTGGCCAGCTTCGAGGGCCGCTTTCCGGTGTACCAGGTGGTGCCGGGCAAGATTGACGCCGTGTTTGCGCACCACTGGGAAAACGCGCAGAACTACCTCTATTACGAGGCCCTGTACGGCGGCTATCCGCTGATCCACAACTCGCACCTCGTCGGCGACTGCGGCTATCGCTATGACGACTTCGATTGCGAGGAGGGCGGGCGCGCCCTGCAGCGTGCATTCACCGAGCACGATGCCGACTTGCCGGCCTACCGCGAGCGCGCACGCCGTTTCATCGCCACGCTCGACCCCGAGGGCGAGGACAACGTGCGCAGCTACACCGCCGCCATCGAAAACCTTTACGCATGA
- a CDS encoding DUF2827 domain-containing protein yields MRVGISVLTHAGQNIWENGMGQNVLFLARLLQRIEFVESVTLVDVGDQPSMPPQVDVAAMGLGFGRARDLTGALDVVIEMAGALDVQWLSYFRACGGRVVFHCVGQPFVGLVEPIVFTDKGHFSRPDRCDEVWLLPKDAVFTPMMRTMHRCPVFEVPYLWSPQFLAQRVAQVEASGLRFGYAPRTVQQPGFRVAIFEPNISVVKSSSVPMLICDEAYRADRASVTSMQVLNTLHLKDHPTMLYLANSLDIVRQHKAIFHGRHDFAGFMAQFADAVVSHQWQNDQNYCYLDGLYGNYPLVHNSPWLRDAGYYYPDFDIAAGAAQLLQAVRGHDRQFGDYRARSQRVFDAVDPLNLANIDGYAQRLLHLVGGNAAFRAESARVAR; encoded by the coding sequence ATGCGCGTTGGTATTTCAGTCCTGACTCACGCTGGCCAGAACATCTGGGAAAACGGGATGGGGCAGAACGTCCTGTTTCTCGCCCGGCTGCTCCAACGCATCGAGTTCGTCGAATCCGTGACCCTGGTCGATGTCGGCGACCAACCGAGCATGCCGCCCCAGGTCGACGTTGCCGCCATGGGCCTGGGCTTCGGGCGGGCACGGGATCTGACCGGCGCGCTGGACGTGGTCATCGAGATGGCCGGTGCGCTCGATGTGCAATGGCTCTCCTATTTCCGCGCCTGCGGCGGCCGCGTGGTGTTCCATTGCGTGGGGCAGCCTTTCGTGGGGCTGGTGGAGCCGATCGTGTTCACCGACAAGGGCCACTTCAGCAGGCCCGACCGCTGCGACGAGGTGTGGCTGCTGCCCAAGGACGCAGTGTTCACGCCCATGATGCGCACCATGCATCGCTGCCCGGTGTTCGAGGTGCCTTATCTCTGGTCGCCGCAGTTCCTCGCCCAGCGCGTCGCGCAGGTCGAGGCATCGGGCCTTCGTTTCGGCTACGCGCCGCGTACGGTGCAGCAGCCGGGATTTCGCGTGGCGATCTTCGAGCCCAACATCTCGGTGGTGAAGTCCAGCAGCGTGCCCATGCTGATCTGCGACGAAGCCTACCGCGCAGATCGGGCCTCGGTGACCTCGATGCAGGTGCTCAACACCCTGCACCTCAAGGATCACCCGACCATGCTGTACCTGGCGAACTCGCTCGACATCGTGCGCCAGCACAAGGCGATCTTCCATGGCCGGCATGACTTCGCGGGCTTCATGGCGCAGTTCGCCGACGCCGTGGTTTCACATCAATGGCAGAACGACCAGAACTATTGCTACCTCGATGGACTCTACGGCAATTACCCGCTGGTGCACAACTCGCCCTGGCTGCGCGATGCGGGCTACTACTACCCCGACTTCGACATCGCCGCGGGCGCGGCGCAGCTGCTGCAGGCCGTGCGCGGCCATGACCGGCAGTTCGGCGACTACCGTGCCCGCTCGCAGCGGGTCTTTGATGCGGTCGATCCGCTGAACCTCGCGAACATCGATGGTTATGCGCAGCGCTTGCTGCACCTGGTGGGCGGCAACGCCGCATTCCGTGCCGAAAGCGCGAGGGTCGCCAGATGA
- a CDS encoding YadA-like family protein produces the protein MGTGALATGSQAIGANARAGGGGVAVGDGADAGGTPLSQAQNISRGTAIGFGAVVQQSGGVALGSGSVASTVAGVAGYVPVGATAQQAAAIQATTSTQAAVSVGDAAHGQYRQITGVAAGTADSDATNVAQLRAASNTVAAGSVQYATNPDGSVNYNQVTLGNGQAPGGTRISNVAPGILPTDAVNLGQLNQVQSQVGSVARIAYSGTAMAFAMSGTYLPTLYPGEKTVGVGLGNYKGYGAVALNFKALSDDGKMSWGAGLTTTGKEWGINAGIGWKWK, from the coding sequence ATGGGAACTGGTGCGCTGGCCACAGGCTCGCAGGCCATCGGTGCCAATGCCCGCGCAGGTGGTGGTGGTGTGGCCGTGGGCGACGGCGCGGATGCCGGCGGCACGCCACTGAGCCAAGCGCAGAACATCTCTCGCGGAACGGCCATCGGCTTTGGCGCGGTGGTGCAGCAGAGCGGCGGCGTTGCGCTGGGCTCGGGTTCGGTGGCCTCCACTGTGGCGGGCGTGGCCGGTTACGTGCCGGTGGGTGCGACGGCGCAGCAGGCGGCAGCCATCCAGGCAACCACCAGCACGCAGGCGGCGGTGTCGGTGGGCGACGCGGCCCACGGCCAGTACCGCCAGATCACCGGCGTGGCTGCCGGTACGGCCGACAGCGATGCGACCAACGTGGCGCAACTGCGCGCGGCCTCCAACACGGTGGCCGCCGGCAGCGTGCAGTACGCGACCAACCCGGATGGCTCAGTCAACTACAACCAGGTCACGCTGGGCAATGGCCAGGCACCGGGCGGTACGCGCATCAGCAATGTGGCGCCGGGCATCCTGCCGACGGACGCCGTCAACCTCGGCCAATTGAACCAGGTGCAGAGTCAGGTCGGCAGCGTGGCCCGCATCGCCTACTCGGGCACGGCCATGGCCTTTGCCATGTCGGGAACGTATCTGCCGACACTGTATCCCGGCGAGAAGACCGTGGGCGTGGGTCTTGGCAATTACAAGGGCTACGGCGCCGTGGCACTGAACTTCAAGGCGCTGTCCGACGACGGCAAGATGTCCTGGGGCGCGGGTCTGACGACCACGGGCAAGGAATGGGGCATCAACGCTGGCATCGGCTGGAAGTGGAAGTAA